The window CGTAATTTCAGACTGCCCCCTGACGGTCTTAATATAGCTCTTTATTCCTGTCGCCGGACAAAACCAGAATACCATCATCCGTTTTTCCTTATAATCTTCCAGGGAAAGCTTTATTTCCCTTCCAGTATAAGAATAAGCCATTAAAAAGTCTTCTCCGGCAAACACACTGATCCGACCGTACTTTTCTCCCTGTTGGGACAGGAGCTGCTGCTGCGCCGGTTTTCCGTGTACGAAGCCGACCGACTCCATCAAATCTTTTAAATGCTTCATTTGTGAGCTTCCGGAATGATGCAGGCCGTCTTCCCATAAACAGTTTACGCCAAAGCTTCCGTCTTCTGATAAATCACGTTGAAACTGCATCACCGCATTATGGCCGTAAGTATGGCCTGCTGCCCCGGCAAACACGTCCCAGTAGGCATAACGTCTGACATCTGCAGCCTGCCAATAGGGCTGGGTCTTATCATGAAGTCCCTGCAGAATCCATTCATAAGAAGGCTCACCGTCCAGAACAGGTTTCACAGGCAGTCTGGCATAATCGTCTTCCACATAACGCCAGCAGTCTTCCCCAAAACAGGTTTCTGAGGGCCGGTTGTCATCCCAAGATCCTAACTGATCCTGGTCATATCTTCTGTGCCCTGACTGGAACAGATTAAAATCCAGCCACGTTTCTTTGTGGAACCATTGGGAGGAATCCGTTCTCCCGAAGGGATGATAAGTAACCAGGCGGTCCGGCTCATCTTCTTTCATCATTTTTCCCATGGTACAAAAAAGCTCCTGATTAACATCGCCTCTCACATCACCGCCCACGATCCAGATTAAATTGGGGCAGTGGTGATAA of the Lacrimispora indolis DSM 755 genome contains:
- a CDS encoding apiosidase-like domain-containing protein, with translation MNKKPWERGLLRVHENKRYFTNGATPFFWLADTAWLMFQRLTLEETYRYLRNRKEKGYNVILADFLHTADQRNLAGDAALMNGDFSKINTCGTFWSHIDRVMEMAEELGLYLGVLPVWGSDIVKNGSLHMGNLTSFMKFVLERYHHCPNLIWIVGGDVRGDVNQELFCTMGKMMKEDEPDRLVTYHPFGRTDSSQWFHKETWLDFNLFQSGHRRYDQDQLGSWDDNRPSETCFGEDCWRYVEDDYARLPVKPVLDGEPSYEWILQGLHDKTQPYWQAADVRRYAYWDVFAGAAGHTYGHNAVMQFQRDLSEDGSFGVNCLWEDGLHHSGSSQMKHLKDLMESVGFVHGKPAQQQLLSQQGEKYGRISVFAGEDFLMAYSYTGREIKLSLEDYKEKRMMVFWFCPATGIKSYIKTVRGQSEITETPPAVDETKDIVLLLQEEKDMHGEVDGWKKE